A portion of the Streptomyces sp. NBC_01335 genome contains these proteins:
- a CDS encoding response regulator — MADTFGPVRDTNVSGEAARTRAGADEDTSPRKEPIRVLVVDDHALFRRGLEIVLQQEEDIQVVGEAGDGAEAVDKAADLLPDIVLMDVRMPKRGGIEACTAIKEVAPSAKIIMLTISDEEADLYDAIKAGATGYLLKEISTDEVSTAIRAVADGQSQISPSMASKLLTEFKSMIQRTDDRRLLPAPRLTDRELEVLKLVATGKNNRDIAKQLFISENTVKNHVRNILEKLQLHSRMEAVVYAMREKILEIR, encoded by the coding sequence ATGGCGGACACCTTCGGGCCCGTGCGCGACACGAATGTTTCCGGAGAAGCTGCCCGTACCCGAGCCGGCGCGGACGAGGACACCTCGCCCCGCAAGGAGCCCATCCGGGTCCTGGTGGTCGACGACCACGCGCTCTTCCGCAGGGGACTGGAGATCGTCCTCCAGCAGGAGGAGGACATCCAGGTCGTCGGCGAGGCGGGGGACGGCGCGGAGGCCGTGGACAAGGCGGCGGACCTGCTGCCCGACATCGTGCTGATGGACGTACGGATGCCCAAACGCGGCGGCATCGAGGCGTGCACCGCCATCAAGGAAGTGGCCCCCAGCGCGAAGATCATCATGCTGACGATCAGCGACGAGGAGGCCGACCTCTACGACGCGATCAAAGCCGGTGCCACCGGATATCTGCTCAAGGAGATCTCCACCGACGAGGTGTCCACGGCGATCCGGGCCGTCGCCGACGGGCAGTCCCAGATCAGCCCGTCGATGGCGTCGAAACTCCTCACCGAGTTCAAATCGATGATCCAGCGCACCGACGACCGGCGCCTTCTTCCCGCGCCCCGGCTCACCGACCGCGAACTCGAAGTCCTGAAACTCGTCGCCACCGGCAAGAACAACCGCGACATCGCCAAGCAGTTGTTCATTTCCGAGAACACCGTGAAGAACCACGTCCGCAATATCCTGGAGAAACTCCAGCTCCACTCCCGGATGGAAGCCGTGGTCTATGCCATGCGGGAGAAGATCCTGGAGATCAGGTGA
- the hpf gene encoding ribosome hibernation-promoting factor, HPF/YfiA family yields MDIVVKGRKTEVPERFRKHVAEKLKLDKIQKFDGKVISLDVEVSKEPNPRQADRSDRVEITLRSRGPVIRAEAAAGDAYAALDLATGKLEARLRKQHDKRYSRRGNGRLSAAEVGDVVPGTAAFDEDGELVNDQAAQEVPTTKFGSLEVQGEGPLVMREKMHVAAPMLLDQALYEMELVGHDFYLFVDAETKEPSVVYRRHAYDYGVIHLRTDPLAADEAGGAGGALGG; encoded by the coding sequence GTGGACATCGTCGTCAAGGGCCGCAAGACCGAGGTGCCCGAGCGGTTCCGCAAGCACGTGGCCGAGAAGCTGAAGCTGGACAAGATCCAGAAGTTCGACGGCAAGGTGATCAGCCTCGACGTGGAGGTGTCCAAGGAGCCGAACCCCCGTCAGGCCGACCGTTCCGACCGGGTGGAGATCACGCTCCGCTCGCGTGGTCCGGTGATCCGGGCGGAAGCGGCTGCGGGCGACGCGTACGCGGCGCTGGACCTGGCCACGGGCAAGCTGGAGGCGCGGCTGCGCAAGCAGCACGACAAGCGCTACAGCCGCCGCGGCAACGGCCGTCTGTCGGCCGCCGAGGTCGGCGACGTGGTGCCGGGCACGGCAGCGTTCGACGAGGACGGCGAACTGGTCAACGACCAGGCGGCCCAGGAGGTACCCACCACGAAGTTCGGTTCGCTGGAGGTACAGGGCGAAGGCCCGCTGGTGATGCGCGAGAAGATGCACGTGGCGGCCCCGATGCTGCTCGACCAGGCGCTCTACGAGATGGAACTGGTCGGCCACGACTTCTACTTGTTCGTCGATGCGGAGACCAAGGAACCCAGCGTCGTCTACCGGCGGCACGCCTACGACTACGGTGTCATCCACCTGAGGACCGACCCTCTCGCCGCCGACGAGGCCGGTGGCGCGGGCGGTGCGCTCGGCGGCTGA
- a CDS encoding ComF family protein — protein sequence MGEWWREFAGLVLPVACRGCGRPRTELCAACGSALSGREPCRVRPSPEPPGLPVVHAVAPYENAVRALLLAHKERGALALAGPLGDALAAAVRAGPGWSGQGGPLLLVPVPSARRSTAARGHDPVRRLARAATAALRRSGTPARVLPVLRQRRRVADQAGLRAAERRANLAGALEAVPGAERLLAVGRVVLVDDLLTTGATLAEAARAVGPALPRAGAFPPPRAVVVAASPSAFGINRN from the coding sequence GTGGGGGAATGGTGGCGGGAGTTCGCCGGACTGGTCCTGCCGGTGGCCTGCCGGGGCTGCGGCAGGCCGCGTACGGAGCTGTGCGCCGCGTGCGGCTCCGCGCTGAGCGGCCGGGAGCCGTGCCGGGTGCGGCCCTCGCCCGAGCCGCCCGGGCTTCCGGTGGTGCACGCCGTCGCCCCGTACGAGAACGCCGTGCGCGCCCTTCTGCTGGCCCACAAGGAGCGTGGCGCCCTGGCGCTCGCGGGGCCGCTCGGTGACGCCCTCGCGGCTGCCGTACGGGCCGGGCCGGGGTGGTCCGGGCAGGGCGGGCCCCTGCTGCTCGTGCCCGTGCCCTCCGCCCGCCGCTCCACGGCCGCGCGCGGGCACGATCCGGTACGGCGCCTCGCCCGGGCGGCGACCGCCGCGCTGCGCCGCTCGGGCACCCCGGCGCGGGTCCTCCCCGTGCTGCGGCAGCGGCGCCGGGTCGCCGACCAGGCGGGGCTGCGGGCGGCCGAGCGGCGGGCCAATCTGGCGGGCGCGCTGGAGGCGGTCCCCGGCGCCGAACGGCTCCTCGCGGTCGGCCGGGTGGTGCTCGTGGACGACCTGCTGACGACCGGGGCGACGCTGGCGGAGGCGGCCCGCGCGGTCGGTCCGGCACTGCCCCGGGCGGGCGCGTTCCCGCCGCCCCGAGCGGTTGTGGTCGCAGCTTCTCCGTCTGCCTTCGGAATAAACCGGAACTGA
- a CDS encoding LpqB family beta-propeller domain-containing protein: MGSDRRRDGRRRRAGRTTAVLGLGVLLLAGCGSMPVVGDVKPVDASQAGDAQVQVYAVPPRDGAEPGEVVDGFLESMTSDDPSFRTTRTYLTQDAARTWRPAAGTTVLAKAPNRNAPAPRGPETEATDTTYTLSGQKVAEVDAQSSYQPIAPADYVQSLHLVREKSADGRQEWRISSVPDGLVLGQSDFKRLYRSVNTYYFAAGSAGGPAALVADPVYVRNRTDPVTRMDATTQTIRTLLDGPTDWLRPVVDSSFPAGTTLQKGVTSLAPDDQNVLKVPLNKEAAHATRSACRRMAAQVLFTLRDLTSARVEQVELENGRKVLCSLGAEETTGFTPDRGSGSPVGQYFVDEGKVLRIPGSTKGSGEPVPVTGPLGEGTRPMSAVGVSRDEEKAAGVTADRGRLYVASIVEEGELPAEAPVVSHAAAADNRLSAPSWDGRGDLWVADRDPREPRLLRLVGGEGTPQEVDVPGLGGERIEALRMSADGVRIALLVGEKGHRTLKIGRVERVGSGATQQVSVQDLRQAAPQLTDVTAVSWSGRGRLVVVGKEEGGVQQVRYVQADGSTSSSEVLPGVNQVESIAAADDELLPLMADTMSDGIVKLSPGDNWQTVLKKGTSLVYPG; encoded by the coding sequence GTGGGTTCTGACCGTCGTAGGGACGGCCGCCGCCGCAGAGCCGGGCGGACGACCGCCGTGCTCGGCCTCGGCGTCCTGCTGCTGGCCGGCTGCGGGTCGATGCCCGTCGTCGGGGACGTCAAGCCCGTCGACGCCTCCCAGGCCGGCGACGCCCAGGTGCAGGTCTACGCCGTTCCGCCCCGCGACGGTGCGGAGCCGGGCGAGGTGGTCGACGGCTTCCTGGAGTCGATGACGAGCGACGACCCCTCGTTCCGGACGACCCGCACCTATCTGACGCAGGACGCGGCCCGCACCTGGCGCCCCGCCGCCGGCACCACCGTGCTCGCCAAGGCCCCGAACCGCAACGCCCCCGCCCCGCGGGGCCCGGAGACCGAGGCGACGGACACCACCTACACCCTCAGCGGCCAGAAGGTCGCGGAGGTCGACGCGCAGAGCTCGTACCAGCCGATCGCGCCCGCCGACTACGTGCAGAGCCTGCACCTGGTGCGGGAGAAGAGCGCCGACGGCAGGCAGGAGTGGCGGATCAGCTCCGTGCCGGACGGGCTCGTGCTCGGCCAGTCCGACTTCAAGCGGCTCTACCGTTCCGTCAACACCTACTACTTCGCGGCCGGCTCGGCGGGCGGCCCCGCCGCGCTGGTCGCCGACCCCGTCTACGTACGCAACCGGACCGACCCGGTGACGCGGATGGACGCCACCACGCAGACCATCCGGACCCTCCTCGACGGGCCGACCGACTGGTTGCGGCCCGTCGTCGATTCCAGCTTCCCCGCCGGTACGACGCTGCAGAAGGGTGTCACCTCGCTGGCGCCCGACGACCAGAACGTCCTCAAGGTGCCGCTCAACAAGGAGGCCGCCCACGCCACCCGGAGCGCCTGCCGGAGGATGGCGGCGCAGGTGCTCTTCACCCTGCGGGACCTGACGTCCGCCCGGGTCGAGCAGGTGGAGCTGGAGAACGGGCGGAAGGTGCTCTGCTCGCTGGGCGCCGAGGAGACGACCGGGTTCACCCCCGACCGCGGCTCCGGATCCCCCGTCGGCCAGTACTTCGTCGACGAGGGGAAGGTGCTGCGGATCCCCGGTTCGACCAAGGGCAGCGGCGAGCCCGTACCGGTGACCGGCCCGCTGGGCGAGGGCACCCGGCCGATGAGCGCGGTGGGTGTCTCCCGCGACGAGGAGAAGGCGGCCGGGGTGACGGCCGACCGGGGGCGGCTGTACGTGGCGTCCATCGTCGAGGAGGGCGAACTGCCCGCCGAGGCTCCGGTCGTCAGCCACGCGGCCGCCGCCGACAACCGCCTGTCGGCACCGAGCTGGGACGGCCGGGGCGATCTCTGGGTCGCCGACCGCGACCCGCGCGAACCCCGGCTGCTCAGGCTGGTCGGCGGCGAGGGCACCCCGCAGGAGGTCGACGTACCCGGCCTCGGCGGGGAGCGGATCGAGGCGCTCCGGATGTCCGCCGACGGGGTGCGGATCGCGCTGCTCGTGGGGGAGAAGGGCCACCGGACGCTGAAGATCGGCCGGGTCGAGAGGGTCGGCTCCGGCGCCACGCAGCAGGTGTCCGTCCAGGACCTGCGCCAGGCCGCGCCGCAGCTCACCGACGTCACCGCGGTCTCCTGGTCCGGACGCGGCCGGCTGGTCGTGGTCGGCAAGGAGGAGGGCGGGGTCCAGCAGGTGCGTTACGTGCAGGCGGACGGGTCCACCTCGTCCTCCGAGGTGCTGCCCGGCGTCAACCAGGTCGAGTCGATCGCCGCGGCCGACGACGAACTCCTGCCGCTGATGGCGGACACCATGAGCGACGGCATCGTGAAGCTGTCGCCCGGCGACAACTGGCAGACCGTGCTGAAGAAGGGCACCTCGCTGGTCTACCCGGGCTGA
- the mtrB gene encoding MtrAB system histidine kinase MtrB, with translation MTRGSAAPGPGEPGAPEERAAGPGRSTLLRGGQLFTDRTPGGPFPRLLLRWVRRPLLPAVRVWRRNLQLRVVAGTLLMSLGVVLLLGFVVIGQVRNGLLDAKGGAAQTQAAGGFAAAQAKANEPLTPGREEGSDGMSANTSWRTDLVDQLASGGANAFNVVALSPDSVNQGTASRAPRGSGSVEASSVPDRLRESVDKGPGAFQTYSLIRYSYGKSQPGLVVGKRLYDIDHNPYELYYLFPLTQEEKSLALVKTTLATAGLFVVVLLCAIAWFVVRQVVTPVRMAAGIAERLSAGRLQERMKVTGEDDIARLGEAFNKMAQNLQLKIQQLEELSRMQRRFVSDVSHELRTPLTTVRMAADVIHEARVDFDPITGRAAELLGDQLDRFESLLSDLLEISRFDAGAAALDAEPIDLRSVVRRVIGGAEPLAERKGTRIRVVGDELPVVAEADPRRVERVLRNLVVNAVEHGEGRDVVVRMGVAQGAVAVAVRDYGVGLKPGEATRVFNRFWRADPARARTTGGTGLGLSIAVEDARLHGGWLQAWGEPGGGSQFRLTLPRTADEPLRGSPIPLEPEDSRRNAADRERSGAGDTRTDADADGRNRVMAVPHQPSSSDRGALPASARPGASRQAPASVHPAALPGSGARVVARPGSAPAAPSPQIPEQAREQIPEQAREQIPDRFPDQEDTRRGF, from the coding sequence ATGACCCGAGGCAGCGCTGCTCCTGGCCCCGGGGAGCCCGGAGCCCCCGAGGAGCGGGCTGCCGGACCGGGGCGTTCCACCCTCCTCCGGGGCGGCCAGTTGTTCACCGACCGGACGCCCGGAGGTCCGTTCCCGCGCCTTCTGCTGCGCTGGGTGCGGCGTCCGCTGCTGCCCGCCGTGCGGGTGTGGCGCCGCAACCTCCAGCTGCGCGTCGTCGCGGGCACCCTGCTGATGTCGCTCGGAGTCGTGCTGCTGCTCGGCTTCGTCGTCATCGGACAGGTACGCAACGGTCTGCTCGACGCCAAGGGCGGAGCCGCCCAGACCCAGGCCGCCGGTGGGTTCGCCGCCGCCCAGGCGAAGGCGAACGAGCCCCTCACACCGGGCCGCGAGGAGGGCTCCGACGGCATGTCGGCCAACACCTCCTGGCGGACCGACCTCGTCGACCAGCTGGCCAGCGGCGGCGCCAACGCCTTCAACGTGGTGGCGCTCAGCCCGGACTCCGTGAACCAGGGCACCGCCAGCCGGGCTCCGCGCGGTTCGGGGAGCGTGGAGGCGTCGAGCGTCCCGGACCGCCTGCGCGAGTCGGTCGACAAGGGCCCGGGCGCGTTCCAGACGTACTCGCTGATCCGGTACTCCTACGGCAAGTCGCAGCCCGGGCTCGTCGTGGGCAAGCGGCTCTACGACATCGACCACAACCCCTACGAGCTGTACTACCTCTTCCCGCTCACGCAGGAGGAGAAGTCCCTGGCGCTCGTCAAGACGACGCTCGCCACCGCCGGGCTCTTCGTCGTCGTCCTCCTCTGCGCCATCGCCTGGTTCGTGGTGCGCCAGGTCGTCACCCCCGTACGGATGGCGGCCGGGATCGCCGAGCGGCTTTCGGCGGGGCGGCTCCAGGAGCGGATGAAGGTCACCGGCGAGGACGACATCGCCCGGCTCGGCGAGGCCTTCAACAAGATGGCCCAGAACCTCCAGCTGAAGATCCAGCAGCTGGAGGAGTTGTCCCGGATGCAGCGCCGCTTCGTCTCCGACGTCTCGCACGAGCTGCGCACCCCGCTCACCACCGTGCGGATGGCGGCCGACGTCATCCACGAGGCGCGGGTGGACTTCGACCCCATAACCGGCCGCGCCGCCGAACTGCTCGGCGATCAGCTCGACCGGTTCGAGTCCCTCCTCTCCGACCTGCTGGAGATCAGCCGGTTCGACGCGGGGGCGGCGGCGCTGGACGCCGAGCCGATCGACCTGCGCTCCGTCGTCCGCCGGGTGATCGGCGGCGCCGAACCCCTCGCGGAGCGGAAGGGCACCCGCATCCGGGTGGTCGGCGACGAACTGCCGGTCGTGGCGGAGGCGGACCCCCGGCGGGTCGAGCGTGTCCTGCGCAACCTCGTCGTCAACGCCGTCGAGCACGGCGAGGGCCGGGACGTCGTGGTGCGGATGGGCGTCGCCCAGGGCGCCGTCGCCGTCGCGGTGCGCGACTACGGCGTCGGGCTGAAGCCCGGCGAGGCGACGCGCGTCTTCAACCGGTTCTGGCGTGCCGACCCGGCCCGCGCCCGTACGACCGGGGGCACCGGGCTCGGGCTGTCCATCGCCGTGGAGGACGCCCGGCTGCACGGCGGCTGGCTCCAGGCGTGGGGCGAGCCCGGTGGCGGCTCGCAGTTCCGGCTCACCCTTCCCCGTACGGCGGACGAGCCGCTGCGCGGGTCCCCGATACCCCTGGAGCCCGAGGACTCGCGGCGCAACGCGGCGGACCGCGAGCGCTCCGGTGCGGGAGACACCCGAACCGACGCCGACGCCGACGGCCGGAACCGGGTGATGGCCGTGCCCCACCAGCCCAGCTCTTCCGACCGGGGCGCGCTGCCCGCCTCCGCCCGGCCCGGTGCCTCTCGGCAGGCCCCCGCCTCGGTCCACCCCGCGGCGCTGCCCGGCAGCGGTGCGCGCGTGGTGGCCCGCCCGGGCTCCGCTCCCGCCGCCCCCTCACCGCAGATCCCCGAGCAGGCACGGGAGCAGATCCCCGAGCAGGCCCGGGAGCAGATCCCGGACAGGTTCCCGGACCAGGAGGACACCCGACGTGGGTTCTGA
- the mtrA gene encoding two-component system response regulator MtrA yields MMSIMKGRVLVVDDDTALAEMLGIVLRGEGFEPSFVADGDKALAAFREAKPDLVLLDLMLPGRDGIEVCRLIRAESGVPIVMLTAKSDTVDVVVGLESGADDYIVKPFKPKELVARIRARLRRSEEPAPEQLTIGDLVIDVAGHSVKREGQSIALTPLEFDLLVALARKPWQVFTREVLLEQVWGYRHAADTRLVNVHVQRLRSKVEKDPERPEIVVTVRGVGYKAGPS; encoded by the coding sequence ATGATGTCGATTATGAAGGGACGCGTCCTTGTCGTCGACGACGACACCGCACTGGCCGAGATGCTCGGCATCGTGTTGCGTGGAGAAGGTTTTGAACCGTCGTTCGTAGCGGACGGCGACAAGGCACTTGCTGCCTTCCGGGAGGCGAAGCCGGACCTGGTGCTGCTCGACCTCATGCTGCCCGGACGGGACGGCATCGAGGTCTGCAGGCTCATCAGGGCCGAGTCCGGCGTGCCGATCGTGATGCTCACCGCGAAGAGTGACACCGTCGACGTGGTGGTGGGCCTGGAGTCCGGGGCCGACGACTACATCGTGAAGCCGTTCAAGCCCAAGGAGTTGGTGGCCAGGATCAGGGCACGTCTGCGGAGGTCGGAGGAGCCGGCGCCCGAGCAGCTGACCATCGGTGACCTGGTCATCGACGTGGCCGGGCACTCGGTGAAGCGGGAGGGTCAGTCCATCGCGCTGACCCCGCTGGAGTTCGACCTGCTGGTCGCGCTCGCCCGTAAGCCGTGGCAGGTCTTCACCCGTGAGGTCCTGCTGGAGCAGGTGTGGGGCTACCGGCACGCAGCGGACACCCGTCTGGTGAACGTGCACGTCCAGCGGCTCCGTTCCAAGGTCGAGAAGGACCCGGAGCGGCCCGAGATCGTCGTCACCGTGCGTGGCGTCGGCTACAAGGCCGGACCCAGCTGA
- the mtnA gene encoding S-methyl-5-thioribose-1-phosphate isomerase, whose amino-acid sequence MADQDAQSPVGTEPSALPVLRWDEPPEGPVLVLLDQTRLPAEEVELVCTDAPALVRAIQTLAVRGAPLLGIAGAYGVALAAVRGYDVDEAAELLATARPTAANLAYGVRRAVRAHAAALADGAAPDGAAAAALAEARALHRQDAEASDRMARYGLSLLDELLPAGGHRLLTHCNTGALISGGEGTAFAVALAAHRQGRLRRLWVDETRPLLQGSRLTAYEAARHGMAYQLLTDNAAGSLFAAGQVDAVLIGADRIAADGSVANKVGSYPLAVLAQYHHVPFVVVAPTTTVDQGTPDGASIVVERRSGREVTELTSSRSGARGGGGGGEVVAPLGTPVYNPAFDVTPPELITAIVTEEGVISPVTRAGLAELCARSSQITIS is encoded by the coding sequence ATGGCTGATCAGGACGCGCAATCGCCGGTGGGCACCGAGCCCTCCGCGCTTCCCGTACTCCGCTGGGACGAGCCGCCCGAAGGCCCGGTCCTGGTACTGCTCGACCAGACCCGGCTCCCCGCCGAGGAGGTCGAGCTGGTCTGCACCGACGCACCCGCGCTGGTACGGGCGATCCAGACGCTGGCGGTGCGCGGGGCACCGCTGCTGGGCATCGCCGGGGCATATGGCGTCGCCCTCGCGGCGGTCCGGGGATACGACGTGGACGAGGCCGCGGAGCTGCTGGCCACGGCGCGGCCAACCGCCGCGAACCTGGCGTACGGGGTCCGGCGCGCGGTCCGCGCCCACGCGGCGGCCCTCGCGGACGGGGCGGCGCCCGACGGGGCCGCCGCCGCGGCGCTCGCCGAGGCGCGGGCCCTGCACCGCCAGGACGCCGAGGCCTCCGACCGGATGGCCCGGTACGGCCTGTCCCTCCTGGACGAACTGCTGCCGGCCGGAGGCCACCGCCTGCTGACCCACTGCAACACCGGGGCACTGATCTCCGGCGGCGAGGGGACCGCGTTCGCCGTCGCGCTCGCGGCGCATCGGCAGGGCAGGCTGCGCCGGTTGTGGGTGGACGAGACGCGTCCGCTGCTCCAGGGCTCCCGGCTCACCGCGTACGAGGCCGCCCGGCACGGAATGGCGTACCAGCTGCTCACGGACAACGCGGCGGGGTCGCTCTTCGCGGCGGGACAGGTCGACGCGGTACTGATCGGCGCGGACCGCATCGCGGCGGACGGCTCCGTGGCCAACAAGGTGGGGAGCTACCCGCTCGCGGTGCTCGCGCAGTACCACCACGTGCCGTTCGTCGTGGTGGCACCGACCACGACGGTGGATCAGGGCACCCCGGACGGTGCGTCGATCGTCGTCGAGCGGCGTTCCGGCCGCGAGGTGACGGAGCTCACATCGTCACGGTCCGGGGCCCGTGGGGGAGGGGGCGGCGGAGAGGTGGTCGCGCCGCTGGGAACCCCGGTGTACAACCCGGCGTTCGACGTCACACCGCCGGAACTGATCACGGCGATCGTCACGGAGGAGGGCGTCATTTCGCCGGTCACGAGGGCCGGACTGGCCGAGCTGTGTGCCAGGTCATCGCAGATAACGATTAGCTAA
- a CDS encoding DUF4129 domain-containing protein, translating to MTGAGGTTTSGPHVWAGPRFADIPVDTPRVPAREAAKAELSKGMYHEGDPGLLRRAFDSFWDWIGGLFDSAAGIAPGGPLGVLVLVLLAVGLAAALWWRLGTPKREAGSAKPLFRESGPRGAAEHRTAAERHAAALRWTEAVQERTRAIVRSLEERTLLDPRPGRTADEAAEEAGRRLPDHAARLRAAARTFDALTYGGRTADETAYLAVRTLDSDLEAARPATAITTGAVG from the coding sequence ATGACGGGTGCGGGGGGCACCACCACATCAGGGCCACATGTGTGGGCCGGTCCGAGGTTCGCAGACATACCCGTGGACACACCGCGGGTTCCCGCACGGGAGGCGGCGAAGGCCGAACTGTCCAAGGGGATGTACCACGAGGGCGACCCCGGCCTGCTGCGACGAGCCTTCGACTCCTTCTGGGACTGGATCGGCGGGCTCTTCGACTCGGCCGCCGGCATCGCGCCCGGGGGACCGTTGGGCGTCCTCGTGCTGGTCCTCCTGGCCGTGGGTCTGGCCGCCGCCCTCTGGTGGCGGCTGGGTACGCCGAAGCGGGAGGCCGGCTCGGCCAAGCCCCTCTTCCGGGAGAGCGGTCCGCGCGGCGCCGCGGAGCACCGCACCGCTGCCGAGAGGCACGCGGCCGCTCTCCGCTGGACGGAGGCGGTCCAGGAACGCACCCGCGCGATCGTCCGCTCCCTGGAGGAGCGCACGCTGCTCGATCCCCGCCCCGGCCGCACGGCCGACGAGGCGGCGGAAGAGGCCGGACGCCGGCTGCCGGACCACGCGGCCCGCCTGCGCGCCGCGGCCCGCACCTTCGACGCCCTCACGTACGGCGGCCGTACGGCGGACGAGACCGCGTATCTGGCCGTCCGCACCCTCGACAGCGACCTCGAAGCAGCGCGGCCCGCCACCGCCATCACGACGGGAGCCGTCGGATGA
- a CDS encoding DUF4350 domain-containing protein has translation MTGPTGTSSPAGTSAAQGSTYTDAAPGPAGKRRAPGSTSLAATPAQLWKRARGFLLALLVLVIGGITIAALQPGSHHGTLDPRSADPEGSRALAELLERRGVTVDVVTTLDGAVSAAGPDSTLLVAAPDLLTGFQQERLSDATAGSGGRTVLIAPGEPSVPVLAPGVDVGPTVRVTARAAACSYPAARRAGTADLGGVTYATDEPGAFGCYPDHDLTSLLVVPRQHGETVLLGAPHLLVNQHLAHEGNASLALQLLGSRTHLVWYLPSLSDPSATEDGQDTNGDGGSRQDHRAGADSGQDHRTGDGSGQDHETDADSSGDDQPDFFDLIPSGWLWGTLQLAVAAVLAAVWRGRRFGPLVTENLPVAVHASEATEGHARLYRKAGARDRAAALLRESARTRLAPLVGVSPRDAHSPDVLVPALSARLPADGGLDALLFGPTPADDTALVRLADQLDALEREVRTS, from the coding sequence ATGACCGGGCCCACCGGCACCTCCAGCCCCGCCGGTACGAGCGCCGCCCAGGGCTCCACGTACACGGATGCGGCTCCCGGCCCCGCCGGTAAGCGCCGGGCCCCGGGCTCCACCTCCCTGGCCGCGACCCCCGCACAGCTCTGGAAGCGGGCCCGCGGCTTCCTGCTGGCCCTGCTCGTCCTGGTCATCGGTGGCATCACCATCGCGGCCCTGCAGCCCGGCAGCCACCACGGGACGCTCGATCCCCGCTCGGCCGACCCGGAGGGCAGCAGGGCCCTGGCCGAACTCCTCGAGCGGCGCGGTGTCACCGTCGACGTGGTCACCACGCTCGACGGCGCCGTCTCGGCGGCCGGACCCGACAGCACACTCCTGGTCGCCGCCCCGGACCTGCTCACCGGGTTCCAGCAGGAACGCCTCTCCGACGCCACCGCCGGCTCCGGGGGCCGTACCGTCCTGATCGCTCCGGGAGAGCCGTCCGTACCCGTACTCGCCCCCGGTGTGGACGTCGGACCCACCGTCAGGGTGACCGCACGCGCCGCCGCCTGTTCGTACCCGGCCGCCCGCCGCGCGGGCACGGCGGACCTGGGCGGGGTCACCTACGCGACGGACGAACCCGGTGCCTTCGGCTGCTACCCGGACCACGACCTGACCTCGCTCCTCGTCGTCCCGCGGCAGCACGGCGAGACCGTCCTGCTCGGCGCTCCCCATCTCCTGGTCAACCAGCACCTCGCCCACGAGGGCAACGCCTCGCTGGCCCTCCAACTCCTCGGCTCCCGTACTCATCTCGTCTGGTACCTCCCTTCTCTCTCCGACCCATCCGCCACAGAGGACGGCCAGGACACGAACGGTGACGGCGGCTCCAGGCAGGACCACCGGGCCGGTGCTGACTCCGGGCAGGACCATCGCACCGGTGACGGCTCCGGCCAGGACCACGAAACCGATGCCGACTCCTCCGGGGACGACCAGCCCGACTTCTTCGATCTGATCCCCTCCGGCTGGTTGTGGGGCACGCTCCAACTCGCCGTCGCCGCCGTGCTCGCGGCCGTCTGGCGCGGACGCAGGTTCGGTCCGCTGGTGACCGAGAACCTGCCGGTCGCCGTCCACGCCTCCGAAGCAACGGAGGGTCACGCCCGCCTCTACCGGAAGGCCGGCGCACGCGACCGTGCCGCCGCCCTGCTCCGCGAGTCGGCCCGTACCCGCCTCGCCCCACTCGTGGGCGTCTCTCCCCGCGACGCGCACTCCCCGGACGTACTCGTCCCCGCACTCTCCGCCCGGCTCCCCGCCGACGGCGGCCTCGATGCCCTGCTCTTCGGCCCGACTCCGGCCGACGACACCGCACTGGTACGCCTGGCCGACCAACTCGACGCCCTCGAAAGAGAGGTACGCACGTCATGA